One genomic window of Leptotrichia shahii includes the following:
- the dprA gene encoding DNA-processing protein DprA produces the protein MEWLRLKEYGMKNNHIKKLMLIFQDFEELFYEENFKLFNDELKHQLEESMKIDMKERIELYKRNRVRIISANDKEYPKKLKEIKDYPVFLYLKGKKLKDYEKIKIDKDKISVENKRNIAVVGTRRATKFGKMACEKIVNELVNYDVTLISGLAEGIDTVALKTALDKGIGVISVVGTGLDIVYPYDNRDLWERMAETGTIVSEYPLGTQPTRWTFPRRNRIIAGMSDGILVAESFKKGGALITAELGFSMNREIFAIPGFINYPSFEGCNDLIKNNKAKLTTCGNDIAIEFLWDIKKEKSKLQKLTEEEQTVFETITEEVSFEQILQIVKGKIEKNKLFSIIMSLKIKGLITETNGAKYIRIV, from the coding sequence GTGGAATGGCTTAGATTAAAGGAATATGGAATGAAAAATAACCATATAAAAAAGTTGATGTTGATTTTTCAAGATTTTGAAGAATTATTTTATGAGGAAAATTTTAAATTGTTCAACGATGAATTAAAACATCAGCTGGAAGAATCAATGAAAATTGATATGAAAGAAAGAATCGAGCTTTACAAGCGAAACAGAGTAAGAATAATTAGTGCAAATGATAAGGAATATCCAAAAAAGCTAAAGGAAATAAAAGATTATCCAGTATTTTTATATTTAAAGGGGAAAAAGCTGAAGGATTATGAGAAAATAAAGATTGACAAGGATAAGATTTCAGTAGAAAATAAACGAAATATAGCAGTTGTGGGTACAAGAAGGGCTACAAAATTTGGAAAAATGGCTTGTGAGAAAATTGTAAATGAACTTGTAAATTATGATGTGACTTTAATTAGCGGACTTGCAGAAGGAATTGACACAGTTGCTCTAAAAACTGCACTTGACAAGGGAATAGGAGTTATATCGGTAGTTGGGACAGGGCTAGACATTGTATATCCTTATGACAATCGAGATTTGTGGGAGAGAATGGCGGAAACTGGAACTATTGTAAGTGAATATCCGTTGGGAACGCAACCAACCAGATGGACTTTTCCAAGAAGAAATCGTATTATTGCGGGAATGTCAGATGGAATTTTAGTGGCTGAAAGTTTCAAAAAAGGCGGTGCATTAATTACTGCAGAATTAGGATTCAGTATGAATCGTGAAATTTTTGCCATTCCAGGATTTATAAATTATCCATCTTTTGAAGGCTGTAATGATTTGATTAAAAATAATAAGGCAAAATTAACAACTTGTGGAAATGACATTGCAATCGAGTTTTTGTGGGATATAAAAAAGGAAAAAAGTAAATTGCAAAAATTGACAGAGGAAGAGCAGACTGTATTTGAAACGATTACAGAGGAAGTAAGTTTTGAGCAAATATTACAAATTGTGAAGGGAAAAATTGAGAAAAATAAATTATTTTCGATAATTATGAGTTTAAAAATTAAAGGATTGATTACAGAAACAAATGGGGCGAAGTATATAAGGATAGTGTAA
- a CDS encoding tetratricopeptide repeat protein: MGKAKRVMMMVAILLTFATVVKGNYYIAENTETEGGDATTVNNDEESVLPPTAKADETTKKAFKPPKDESLKPKEKDTGTMPATQTEDISTEAKYNSYTNYENATLAKKSSSATFRMAQLYFRDGLYEKAVNLALKDENPDISVMYVIAIGSRLMGNNDRSIDYYARILSQDENQAEAKLGIGIAYKSKGDFSKALGYLRDYNSTHADDEVKKEITILNEILAGSR; the protein is encoded by the coding sequence ATGGGAAAAGCAAAAAGAGTAATGATGATGGTGGCAATCCTTCTCACTTTTGCAACAGTTGTAAAAGGAAATTATTATATTGCTGAAAATACAGAAACCGAAGGTGGAGATGCAACAACTGTAAATAATGATGAAGAAAGTGTTTTGCCGCCAACAGCTAAAGCTGATGAAACTACAAAAAAAGCATTTAAACCGCCAAAAGATGAGTCATTGAAGCCAAAAGAAAAAGATACTGGGACAATGCCAGCGACACAGACGGAAGACATATCTACAGAGGCAAAGTATAATTCCTATACAAATTATGAAAATGCTACACTTGCTAAAAAAAGTTCATCGGCGACATTTAGAATGGCTCAGCTGTATTTTCGTGATGGACTTTATGAAAAAGCGGTAAATTTGGCATTGAAGGATGAAAATCCTGATATTTCTGTGATGTACGTAATTGCGATTGGATCTCGGCTTATGGGAAATAATGACAGATCGATTGATTATTATGCGAGAATTTTATCGCAGGATGAAAATCAGGCTGAAGCAAAATTAGGGATAGGCATTGCCTACAAATCAAAAGGGGATTTTTCAAAAGCATTGGGATATTTAAGAGATTATAATTCTACACATGCCGATGATGAAGTAAAAAAGGAAATTACAATATTAAATGAAATATTAGCTGGTTCAAGATAA
- the asnS gene encoding asparagine--tRNA ligase, translating to MLLELRELQTNTKEYLGKEIEINGWVKKIRSQKNFGFIELNDGTFFTGIQVVFDEALENFEEISKLTISTSVKVTGTVVESLGKGQDYEIKATKISVYQKADSDYPLQNKRHTFEFLRTIAHLRPRTNAFFATFRVRSILSYAIHKFFQEKNFVYVQTPIITGSDAEGAGEMFRLTTLDINNVPKTENGSIDFKQDFFGKEANLTVSGQLNVETFATAFKNTYTFGPTFRAEKSNTPKHAAEFWMMEPEIAFADLDVNMDIIEEMIKYIVNYVRENAKEEMEFFNKFVDKDLFNRLDTLVNNKFDRITYTEAIEILKNSKQKFEYEVEWGIDLQTEHERYLAEKHFKKPVFVTDYPKDIKAFYMKLNEDGKTVRAVDLLAPGIGEIVGGSQREDDYEVLLGKIQEMGLKEEDYWWYLDLRKYGSVPHSGFGLGFDRMLMYITGMTNIRDVIPFPRTTKNLEF from the coding sequence ATGTTATTAGAATTAAGAGAACTTCAGACAAATACAAAAGAGTATTTAGGGAAAGAAATCGAAATTAACGGATGGGTAAAAAAAATTAGAAGTCAAAAGAACTTTGGATTTATTGAGTTAAATGATGGGACTTTTTTTACTGGGATTCAAGTTGTGTTTGATGAAGCGTTGGAAAATTTTGAAGAAATTTCTAAACTTACAATTTCAACTTCTGTTAAAGTTACAGGAACTGTGGTAGAATCATTGGGGAAAGGACAGGATTATGAAATTAAGGCAACAAAAATTTCTGTTTATCAAAAAGCTGATTCAGATTATCCATTGCAAAATAAAAGACATACATTTGAGTTTTTGAGAACAATTGCACATTTACGTCCAAGAACTAATGCTTTTTTTGCAACATTCAGAGTGCGTTCAATCTTGTCTTATGCAATTCATAAATTCTTTCAGGAAAAAAACTTTGTATATGTGCAAACACCAATAATTACTGGAAGTGATGCGGAAGGTGCTGGAGAAATGTTCAGACTTACAACGCTTGATATAAATAATGTTCCAAAAACTGAAAATGGAAGCATTGACTTTAAACAGGATTTCTTTGGAAAAGAAGCGAATCTTACAGTAAGTGGACAGTTAAATGTTGAAACATTTGCAACAGCATTTAAAAATACTTATACTTTTGGACCTACATTCAGGGCTGAAAAATCTAATACTCCAAAACATGCTGCAGAATTTTGGATGATGGAGCCTGAAATTGCATTTGCTGATTTGGATGTAAATATGGATATTATTGAAGAAATGATAAAATATATTGTAAATTATGTGAGAGAAAATGCTAAGGAAGAAATGGAATTTTTCAATAAATTTGTAGATAAGGATTTATTTAATAGGCTTGATACATTAGTAAACAATAAATTTGATAGAATTACTTATACTGAAGCTATTGAAATTTTGAAAAATTCAAAACAGAAATTTGAATATGAAGTGGAATGGGGAATTGACTTACAAACTGAACACGAAAGATATCTGGCAGAAAAACATTTTAAAAAGCCAGTATTTGTAACTGATTATCCTAAAGATATAAAGGCATTTTATATGAAATTAAATGAAGATGGGAAAACTGTAAGAGCAGTTGACTTATTGGCACCAGGAATTGGGGAAATTGTAGGTGGAAGTCAAAGAGAAGATGACTATGAAGTCCTTTTAGGAAAAATTCAGGAAATGGGATTAAAAGAGGAAGACTACTGGTGGTACTTAGACTTAAGAAAATATGGAAGCGTGCCACATTCAGGATTTGGGCTTGGATTTGACAGAATGCTTATGTATATTACAGGAATGACAAATATTAGAGATGTAATTCCGTTCCCAAGAACAACTAAAAATTTGGAGTTCTAA
- a CDS encoding OPT/YSL family transporter, whose translation MAETKKIVSKIGRNETNITFPVILTGTIGAVLVSSSSFYIALKFGALPWPTIMVTLLSMMTLNLFKKANNKEITISHTIMSAGSMVAGGVAFTMPAYIILGGKLMDINQYQLLLTILGGSIAGAFLSYIFRTKLIEEEKLEFPIGEAAYNLVNSGKSAENIRYVAFGTLFSSIVAFFRDFSFTKGKAPIIPSLLSLKNGLFSFYVSPLLVGMGYVLGFVNTFVWFLGGAIVLFIGEPFAKMFKIADFPIMKNSFGMGFMIGIGIAIVLKIIFSNKMKKDTENKSIVAKLLILLVISIIVITFIYKLPIFLSLVLVLISILCTIIAGYSTGKTGVNPMEIYAIITILLISFLNKMLNGLNIGGIKFYTNLNTLILFMLACIITVACGLAGDILNDFKSGYKMKVKPSEQLFGELIGAIVSSFVITFLFFVFFKVYKTIGPVENTELIALQASIVATVINGIPFLGIFFIGLAAGLILSLLNLPVLTFGIGIYVPFYLTSTVFLGGLASFFGNRISKKSNSKLLLISNGLMSGEAIVGVILSVMAYIGLFIK comes from the coding sequence ATGGCAGAAACAAAAAAAATAGTATCAAAGATTGGAAGGAATGAAACAAATATAACTTTTCCAGTGATTTTAACAGGAACTATTGGAGCGGTTCTAGTATCTTCCAGCTCTTTTTACATCGCACTAAAATTTGGAGCATTACCGTGGCCGACTATAATGGTTACGCTCTTATCTATGATGACGTTAAATTTATTTAAAAAGGCAAATAACAAGGAAATTACAATTTCTCATACTATTATGAGTGCTGGGTCAATGGTAGCTGGAGGAGTTGCCTTTACAATGCCTGCTTACATTATTCTAGGTGGAAAATTAATGGATATTAATCAGTATCAGCTGCTTTTAACTATTTTGGGCGGAAGTATTGCAGGAGCATTTTTATCGTACATTTTTCGTACAAAGTTAATTGAAGAAGAAAAACTGGAATTTCCAATTGGAGAAGCTGCCTATAACCTTGTAAATTCAGGAAAAAGTGCAGAAAATATCAGATATGTTGCTTTTGGAACATTATTTAGCTCAATCGTTGCTTTTTTTCGTGATTTTAGCTTTACAAAAGGTAAGGCACCCATTATTCCATCACTACTTTCATTAAAAAATGGTCTTTTCAGTTTTTATGTATCGCCACTTTTAGTTGGAATGGGATATGTACTTGGATTTGTAAATACATTTGTCTGGTTTTTAGGTGGAGCGATTGTCCTTTTTATCGGAGAACCATTTGCAAAAATGTTTAAAATTGCTGATTTTCCCATTATGAAAAATAGTTTTGGAATGGGATTTATGATTGGGATTGGAATTGCTATAGTTTTAAAAATTATTTTTTCAAATAAAATGAAAAAGGATACAGAAAATAAAAGCATTGTAGCGAAATTGCTCATTTTATTGGTTATTTCCATAATTGTTATAACTTTTATTTATAAATTACCAATTTTTCTTTCATTAGTTTTAGTGCTAATTTCAATTTTATGTACAATCATCGCTGGATATTCGACTGGAAAAACTGGAGTCAATCCAATGGAAATTTACGCTATAATTACAATTTTATTAATTTCATTCTTAAATAAAATGCTAAATGGCTTAAATATTGGCGGAATAAAATTTTATACAAATTTAAATACCTTAATATTATTTATGCTAGCCTGCATTATAACAGTTGCTTGCGGACTTGCAGGCGATATTTTAAATGACTTTAAATCAGGATACAAAATGAAAGTAAAACCATCCGAACAACTTTTTGGAGAATTAATTGGTGCAATCGTAAGCTCTTTCGTAATAACATTTTTATTTTTTGTTTTTTTCAAAGTCTACAAAACAATCGGACCTGTTGAAAATACTGAATTAATAGCATTGCAGGCTTCCATCGTAGCAACAGTCATAAACGGAATACCGTTTTTAGGCATCTTCTTTATTGGACTTGCAGCTGGACTAATTCTAAGCCTTTTAAATTTACCAGTTCTAACTTTTGGAATTGGAATTTATGTACCGTTTTATTTGACTTCAACTGTATTCTTAGGTGGTCTTGCAAGTTTTTTTGGTAACAGAATTTCAAAAAAATCCAATTCAAAACTGCTTTTAATATCAAATGGACTAATGAGCGGAGAAGCAATTGTTGGAGTTATTTTATCAGTTATGGCTTATATTGGATTATTTATAAAATAA
- a CDS encoding type III pantothenate kinase yields the protein MILGFDIGNTHIIPIFFNKNGNILATFRIPTHLEFTEDTFFIMLNEFAKSKNLEISNIKNIIVSSVVSNINENFTRLGKKYFDIDPTFVTLENVENKIKEIKILPNMERGLGADRIVDILAAKKLYPEKELLIIDFGTATTFDMIKDSTYMGGCIMPGIALSINALFSNTAALPKIEFTEPETVLGINTVSQINAGIFYGNVGSIKELILQYKKFFPNAYVITTGGQGQKISEYIEEIDEYVPKLGEIGIFEFYRLNFLRKNSDEI from the coding sequence ATGATTTTAGGATTTGACATTGGAAATACACATATTATACCAATCTTTTTTAATAAAAATGGAAATATTTTGGCAACATTCAGAATACCGACACATCTGGAATTTACCGAAGATACTTTTTTTATAATGTTAAATGAATTTGCAAAAAGCAAAAATTTGGAAATTTCAAATATAAAAAATATTATAGTTTCATCGGTTGTTTCAAATATTAATGAAAATTTTACAAGACTTGGGAAAAAATATTTTGACATTGATCCAACTTTTGTAACACTTGAAAATGTGGAAAATAAAATAAAAGAAATAAAAATTTTGCCAAATATGGAACGTGGGCTTGGAGCAGACAGAATTGTCGATATTTTAGCAGCAAAAAAACTTTATCCAGAAAAAGAACTTTTAATAATTGACTTTGGAACAGCCACAACCTTTGATATGATAAAGGATTCCACTTATATGGGCGGATGCATTATGCCAGGAATTGCACTTTCAATAAACGCCCTATTTAGCAATACTGCCGCTTTGCCTAAAATCGAATTTACAGAACCTGAAACTGTTCTGGGAATAAATACAGTTTCTCAAATTAATGCTGGCATCTTTTACGGAAATGTTGGATCAATAAAAGAATTAATTTTGCAATATAAAAAATTTTTCCCCAATGCTTACGTTATCACAACTGGCGGACAAGGGCAAAAAATTTCAGAATACATTGAAGAAATTGATGAATACGTTCCAAAACTTGGAGAAATCGGGATTTTTGAGTTTTATAGACTTAATTTTTTGAGAAAAAATAGTGATGAAATATAA
- a CDS encoding esterase/lipase family protein, translated as MNEIIKDILIGSTVKVAEIVVAKNVITKLLYHNYEVKIYYEKNDESRKNQDFLVLLHGIYGKSSDMESIAQNFKSNYRIINIQYPTTKETAEEISDLYIKPNIENIKEQIFSENFHKKIESQYSQTDENNNKINKNFNQNVKINFVAHSMGTGILRYYLKENSLENLGKVVFISPPSHGSHLADVPFVDKLPSMLGKVVPQFSTKKDSFVNQLGEPDYNYMILIGNKTNNLLYSMIIRGKDDGMVPLKTAKMKSDNFKIIENTTHTSILKDRRTMKEISEFLKNSDLNKEKEK; from the coding sequence ATGAATGAAATAATAAAAGACATATTAATTGGTTCAACAGTCAAAGTAGCTGAAATTGTTGTAGCAAAAAATGTTATAACTAAACTTCTCTATCACAATTATGAAGTTAAAATCTATTATGAAAAAAATGATGAATCTCGGAAAAATCAGGATTTTTTGGTACTTCTTCACGGTATTTATGGAAAAAGTTCAGATATGGAAAGTATTGCTCAAAATTTTAAGAGCAATTACAGGATTATCAATATTCAATATCCTACAACGAAAGAAACTGCTGAGGAAATTTCTGATCTTTATATAAAACCAAATATTGAAAATATTAAAGAGCAGATTTTCTCAGAAAATTTTCATAAAAAAATAGAAAGTCAATATTCTCAAACAGATGAAAATAATAATAAAATAAACAAAAATTTTAATCAAAATGTAAAAATTAATTTTGTGGCACATTCGATGGGAACTGGAATCCTTCGGTATTATTTAAAGGAAAATTCACTTGAAAATCTAGGAAAAGTCGTATTTATTTCTCCGCCATCGCACGGAAGCCATCTAGCAGACGTACCTTTTGTCGACAAACTCCCGTCTATGCTTGGAAAAGTCGTTCCACAATTTAGCACAAAAAAAGACAGTTTTGTAAATCAGCTTGGCGAGCCTGATTACAACTATATGATTTTAATTGGAAATAAGACAAATAATTTGCTGTATTCAATGATAATTCGTGGAAAAGACGATGGAATGGTGCCTCTAAAAACTGCAAAAATGAAATCTGATAATTTCAAAATTATTGAAAATACAACTCACACCAGTATTCTAAAGGACAGACGAACAATGAAGGAAATTTCTGAATTTTTAAAAAATTCAGATCTAAATAAAGAGAAGGAAAAATAA
- a CDS encoding phospholipase D-like domain-containing protein codes for MKKTTTKRTNNSTKKTVKTKTERKKSIPKFEQSFLEGISCDIYVGKKAGISVRNAIRKAKKSITVISPFLSGNMITEDVFEVLNKDVQVNIISKDNERIYPFLKKNLYSQNPILGSEKWLFLLGKYILIFFYIILSIAALEIFTSFIFDVSFTKNVLPISKNNFLVLTIILGILTFFLRKLTINHEFYYSKRDNFNVHILEKSYNLHSKIYIIDNKIAFLGSLNFTTTGFLFNHETCIRTTDKSVIRHLNNVYKDLIKSSKPIPSGELKKRINQK; via the coding sequence ATGAAAAAAACTACAACAAAGCGAACAAATAATTCAACAAAAAAAACTGTAAAAACAAAAACTGAAAGAAAAAAAAGCATCCCAAAATTTGAACAATCTTTTTTAGAAGGGATTTCCTGTGACATTTATGTTGGAAAAAAGGCTGGAATTAGTGTTAGAAATGCAATACGGAAAGCTAAAAAATCAATTACGGTAATTTCTCCATTCTTAAGCGGAAATATGATAACTGAAGATGTTTTTGAAGTATTAAATAAAGATGTTCAAGTAAACATTATTTCAAAAGACAATGAAAGAATTTATCCTTTTTTAAAAAAGAATTTATATAGCCAAAATCCTATTTTAGGTTCTGAAAAATGGTTGTTTCTTTTGGGAAAATACATATTAATATTTTTTTATATTATTTTATCTATTGCAGCATTAGAAATTTTTACATCCTTTATTTTTGATGTTTCTTTTACAAAAAATGTACTCCCAATTTCTAAAAATAATTTTTTAGTGCTTACCATTATTTTGGGAATACTGACCTTCTTTTTGAGAAAATTGACAATAAACCACGAATTTTACTATTCAAAACGAGATAATTTCAATGTACATATTCTTGAAAAAAGCTATAATCTTCATAGTAAAATCTATATAATAGACAACAAAATTGCCTTTTTAGGCTCTTTAAATTTTACTACTACAGGTTTTCTTTTTAATCACGAAACTTGTATAAGAACAACTGATAAATCTGTAATCAGACATTTAAATAACGTCTATAAAGATTTAATAAAAAGTTCAAAGCCTATTCCATCAGGAGAATTGAAAAAAAGAATAAATCAAAAATAA
- a CDS encoding OmpA family protein, giving the protein MKKMILFFTLVLTINLFSNTSYDEFSQKVEILEEKIKNGDKKAINNLGNLYAKNENSRNIPKAKEYYRLAIKNGSEIASKNLEIANKLPKLCPERAICENWTTIRFVEEDGKIEKMVIRGFPVDKEEVTETEKQEIREEIEYLLNIFFENEEFEIVGYTDETEKNKKKLSLSRAEKMAEFLKQNGLRKDIKITKMIGKGSEDPIDTNDTVEGRYNNRRVEILLKNGKVKKIDISNLLNQLKDE; this is encoded by the coding sequence ATGAAGAAAATGATTTTATTTTTCACATTGGTTTTGACAATTAATTTGTTTTCAAATACATCGTATGATGAGTTTTCTCAAAAAGTAGAGATATTGGAAGAAAAAATAAAAAATGGAGATAAAAAAGCAATTAATAATTTAGGAAATTTGTATGCAAAAAATGAAAATTCCCGCAATATTCCTAAAGCGAAAGAATATTATAGATTGGCAATAAAAAATGGTTCTGAAATTGCTAGTAAAAATCTTGAAATAGCAAATAAACTTCCGAAATTATGTCCTGAAAGAGCGATATGTGAAAATTGGACAACGATTAGATTTGTAGAAGAAGATGGAAAAATAGAAAAAATGGTAATAAGAGGATTTCCCGTTGATAAAGAAGAAGTGACTGAAACAGAAAAACAGGAAATTAGAGAAGAAATAGAATATTTGTTAAATATCTTTTTTGAAAATGAAGAATTTGAAATTGTTGGATATACTGATGAAACTGAAAAGAATAAAAAGAAATTATCTTTATCAAGAGCTGAAAAAATGGCAGAATTTCTGAAACAAAATGGATTGAGAAAAGATATAAAAATTACTAAAATGATTGGAAAAGGATCTGAAGATCCAATTGATACGAATGATACAGTAGAGGGAAGATACAATAATCGTCGTGTTGAAATTTTGTTAAAAAATGGGAAAGTTAAGAAAATTGATATTAGTAACTTGCTGAATCAATTGAAAGATGAATAA
- a CDS encoding type II toxin-antitoxin system RelB/DinJ family antitoxin, protein MANANLSIRVDKKTKEKANELFNKFGLTMTTAVNMFLKTAIRENRIPFELKLEEEPNEITLEAMREADRIARDDSVKGYDSIEELREALGV, encoded by the coding sequence ATGGCAAATGCAAATTTAAGTATTAGAGTTGATAAAAAAACAAAAGAAAAAGCGAACGAATTATTTAACAAATTTGGCTTGACAATGACAACCGCAGTAAATATGTTCTTAAAAACTGCAATTAGAGAAAATAGAATCCCTTTTGAATTGAAATTGGAAGAAGAGCCAAATGAAATAACTTTAGAAGCAATGAGAGAAGCTGATAGAATTGCAAGAGATGATAGTGTAAAAGGATATGATAGCATAGAGGAGTTGAGAGAGGCACTTGGTGTATAA
- a CDS encoding ISAs1 family transposase, which produces MGIIDAIGTQKEIIKKIGKKKGYFCLQVKGNQKTLKEDIEDYFADKGFRKKLKEEGMYSRKTEKQRGWLETREYYYTEETEWLIKRKEVKGIGASILTIEENGKNQEQKRYYITNIAGRVEEFVRAVRGQAITGYWI; this is translated from the coding sequence ATTGGAATTATAGATGCGATAGGAACCCAGAAAGAAATCATAAAAAAGATAGGAAAGAAGAAGGGCTATTTCTGTCTCCAGGTAAAAGGTAACCAGAAGACTTTAAAAGAAGATATAGAAGATTACTTTGCTGACAAGGGATTCAGAAAAAAATTAAAGGAAGAAGGAATGTACAGCAGGAAAACAGAAAAGCAAAGGGGATGGCTGGAAACGAGGGAATATTACTATACTGAAGAAACAGAATGGCTTATTAAAAGAAAAGAAGTAAAAGGGATAGGTGCATCAATTTTAACAATAGAAGAAAATGGAAAAAACCAGGAACAGAAAAGATATTACATAACGAATATAGCAGGGAGAGTAGAAGAATTTGTAAGAGCGGTAAGAGGACAAGCTATAACTGGATACTGGATATGA
- a CDS encoding TIGR02328 family protein, which produces MRLWHEQIIHLLPKNQLLGQHRECCALRGNGWKKKHKTVDYVFLYSPYYLFVYHSLVMDEMEKRGYKVSKEWRDKNYRGKKAENYNNLEEKIIDSPIYKEHDNEYLVECIENLRKKGIKLEL; this is translated from the coding sequence ATGAGACTATGGCATGAACAAATTATTCATCTGTTGCCTAAAAACCAGCTTCTTGGTCAACATAGAGAATGTTGTGCACTTAGGGGAAATGGATGGAAAAAGAAACATAAAACAGTAGATTATGTATTCTTATATTCTCCATATTATTTATTTGTTTATCATTCATTGGTTATGGATGAAATGGAAAAAAGAGGGTATAAAGTTTCTAAAGAATGGAGAGATAAGAATTATAGGGGAAAGAAAGCAGAAAATTATAATAATCTTGAAGAAAAAATTATAGATAGCCCAATTTACAAAGAACATGATAATGAATATTTAGTTGAGTGTATCGAAAACTTGCGAAAAAAAGGGATTAAATTGGAATTATAG
- a CDS encoding YbgA family protein has protein sequence MNKKKECEELWAKNKYYVLSKSHKMYLEIRKYLKEKEIDIVFISERIQKVRDIKESKKDFSNAILHLWGYFKKKATKIEKQGLFNILEEYMGGRNNQKSVIEYINTLLKKYPNKYLQESTLLTGEKDETMA, from the coding sequence ATGAATAAAAAAAAAGAATGTGAAGAGCTATGGGCAAAAAATAAATATTATGTGTTAAGCAAATCGCATAAAATGTACTTAGAAATAAGAAAGTATTTGAAAGAAAAAGAAATTGATATTGTATTTATTAGTGAAAGAATACAAAAAGTAAGGGATATAAAAGAAAGTAAAAAAGATTTTAGTAATGCAATTCTTCATTTATGGGGATATTTCAAAAAAAAGGCAACGAAGATTGAAAAACAAGGATTATTTAACATTCTGGAAGAATATATGGGAGGGAGAAATAATCAGAAATCAGTAATTGAATATATCAATACTTTACTAAAGAAATATCCAAATAAATATTTACAAGAATCTACTTTATTAACAGGAGAAAAAGATGAGACTATGGCATGA